A stretch of Miscanthus floridulus cultivar M001 chromosome 13, ASM1932011v1, whole genome shotgun sequence DNA encodes these proteins:
- the LOC136501461 gene encoding wall-associated receptor kinase-like 20 yields MASTRRLSHVLLSELGSIAMLTLLLVLLPASHARVCPPCGTTAVPYPLSTGDGCGDPAYKVRCAANSSLLFDALNGTSYPITSITPEAQRLVVSPAPFVSQPQGSCMSEGAPAGRGVQLNASLPFNVSSSNTIMLLNCTKDLLLSPLNCSANSLCHVYANATGSTASACAPLPLCCTFVAGGSSTSYSIRVSPRFCSAYRSFVGLDATQPPDTWGSRLGLELQWATPREPLCRTQADCEDGANATCADDPLTPSGAGAVRRCFCVSELTWSPLAGACQQNPSDCQIAGDCGGSSHAPLIAGLVCGLGGTLLVATAGLFVYRRQRRIQLARERLAKEREEILNANNTSGRTAKNFSGRELKRATGNFSRDNLLGAGGYGEVYKGVLGDGTVVAVKCAKLGNTKSTDQVLNEVRVLSQVNHRSLVRLLGCCVDLEQPLMVYEFIPNGTLADHLYGSMSRPPLGWRQRLAIARQTAEGIAYLHFAASPPIYHRDIKSSNILLDDRLDGKVSDFGLSRLAEPGLSHVSTCAQGTLGYLDPEYYRNYQLTDKSDVYSFGVVLLELLTSKRAIDFSRGADDVNLAVHVQRVADEERLMDVVDPAIKEGATQLELDTMKALGFLALGCLEERRQNRPSMKEVAEEIEYIINIEAGGHPMEQQLA; encoded by the exons ATGGCGAGCACACGGAGGTTGAGCCATGTCCTCCTCTCCGAGCTGGGTAGTATCGCCATGCTCAcgctgctgctggtgctgctgccGGCGAGCCATGCGCGCGTGTGCCCGCCGTGCGGCACGACGGCCGTGCCGTACCCGCTCAGCACGGGCGACGGCTGCGGCGACCCGGCGTACAAGGTCCGGTGCGCCGCCAACTCGTCGCTCCTGTTCGACGCGCTGAACGGCACGTCGTACCCGATCACGTCCATCACCCCCGAGGCGCAGCGGCTGGTGGTCTCCCCGGCGCCTTTCGTGTCGCAGCCGCAGGGCAGCTGCATGTCGGAGGGCGCGCCGGCGGGGCGAGGCGTGCAGCTGAACGCGTCGCTGCCGTTCAACGTAAGCTCGTCCAACACCATCATGCTGCTCAACTGCACCAAGGACCTCCTGCTGTCGCCGCTCAACTGCTCCGCCAACTCGCTCTGCCACGTCTACGCCAACGCCACGGGGTCCACGGCGTCGGCGTGCGCGCCGCTGCCGCTCTGCTGCACCTTCGTCGCCGGGGGCTCCTCCACGTCCTACAGCATCCGGGTGTCGCCGCGGTTCTGCAGCGCGTACCGGAGCTTCGTGGGGCTCGACGCGACGCAGCCGCCGGACACGTGGGGCAGCCGCCTCGGGCTGGAGCTGCAGTGGGCCACGCCCAGGGAGCCGCTCTGCCGTACGCAGGCTGACTGCGAGGACGGCGCCAACGCCACCTGCGCCGACGACCCGCTCACGCCCTCCGGCGCCGGCGCGGTCCGCCGATGTTTCTGCGTGTCTGAGCTCACGTggagccccctcgccggcgcgtgcCAGCAGA ATCCCTCGGATTGCCAGATCGCTGGGGACTGCGGAGGATCCAGCCATGCGCCTCTCATTGCAG GGCTGGTGTGTGGCCTCGGCGGCACGTTGCTGGTTGCCACTGCGGGGTTGTTCGTCTACCGCCGGCAGCGGCGCATCCAACTCGCCCGAGAGAGGTTGGCCAAGGAGCGCGAGGAGATCCTGAACGCCAACAACACGAGCGGCCGCACCGCCAAGAACTTCTCCGGTCGCGAGCTGAAGCGCGCCACGGGCAACTTCTCCCGCGACAACCTCCTGGGCGCCGGTGGCTACGGCGAGGTCTAcaagggcgtgctcggcgacggCACGGTCGTGGCCGTCAAGTGCGCCAAGCTTGGCAACACCAAATCCACGGACCAGGTCCTGAACGAGGTGCGCGTGCTGTCGCAGGTGAACCACCGCAGCCTGGTGCGCCTGCTCGGCTGCTGCGTCGACCTGGAGCAGCCGCTGATGGTGTACGAGTTCATCCCCAACGGCACCCTCGCCGATCACCTGTACGGCTCCATGAGCCGCCCGCCGCTCGGGTGGCGCCAGCGCCTGGCCATCGCGCGCCAGACGGCGGAGGGCATCGCGTACCTGCACTTCGCGGCCTCGCCGCCCATCTACCACCGCGACATCAAGTCGAGCAACATCCTCCTGGACGACCGGCTCGACGGCAAGGTCTCTGACTTCGGGCTGTCCCGGCTGGCGGAGCCAGGGCTGAGCCACGTATCCACCTGTGCGCAGGGGACGCTGGGGTACCTGGACCCGGAGTACTACCGCAACTACCAGCTCACGGACAAGAGCGACGTCTACAGCTTCGGCGTCGTGCTGCTCGAGCTGCTCACGTCCAAGCGCGCCATTGACTTCAGCCGTGGCGCCGACGATGTCAACCTCGCCGTGCACGTGCAGCGGGTGGCGGACGAGGAGAGGCTCATGGACGTCGTGGACCCGGCGATCAAGGAGGGCGCCACGCAGCTCGAGCTCGACACCATGAAGGCGCTCGGGTTTCTAGCGCTGGGATGCCTCGAGGAGCGCCGGCAGAACCGGCCATCCATGAAGGAAGTTGCAGAGGAGATCGAGTACATCATCAACATCGAGGCTGGTGGCCATCCCATGGAGCAGCAGCTAGCGTAG